One Prunus dulcis chromosome 7, ALMONDv2, whole genome shotgun sequence DNA segment encodes these proteins:
- the LOC117635234 gene encoding uncharacterized protein LOC117635234: MRHICNTLFKEEWHKTIACSTFSRRNGIRLQLLENELLSVAQCDMTIAQYFQKVKSICSEISKLDPTFAIVDSRIKRIIIHGLRLEYQDFVAAVQGWPSQPSLVEFENLLAYQEAMAKQMRGVPPKGEEETLYTNKSKGSFKQHVGGGSKRNGGMVNGHQGEGSSRPRGAPKYQDNCGQSKNNKRFESKCYNCGKKGHMAKDCLLKQKARQE; the protein is encoded by the coding sequence ATGAGACACATTTGCAACACTCTTTTCAAGGAGGAATGGCACAAGACTATAGCTTGCAGCACTTTTTCGAGGAGGAATGGCATAAGGCTACAGCTTCTAGAGAATGAGCTGTTATCTGTTGCACAATGCGACATGACGATTGCTCAGTATTTTCAAAAGGTAAAGTCGATATGCAGTGAAATTTCTAAATTAGATCCTACTTTTGCTATTGTGGATTCAAggataaaaagaataattatCCATGGTCTGAGACTCGAATACCAAGACTTCGTTGCCGCTGTTCAGGGATGGCCGAGTCAACCATCACTTGTTGAGTTTGAAAATTTGCTTGCCTACCAAGAAGCTATGGCTAAGCAAATGAGAGGGGTCCCACCAAAAGGGGAGGAGGAAACGCTCTACACCAACAAAAGTAAAGGTAGCTTTAAGCAACACGTCGGTGGTGGATCTAAAAGAAATGGTGGCATGGTGAATGGTCATCAAGGAGAAGGAAGTTCTAGGCCAAGGGGAGCTCCAAAGTATCAAGACAACTGTGGTCagtccaaaaataataaaagatttGAGAGTAAATGCTACAACTGTGGAAAGAAAGGCCACATGGCGAAAGATTGTTTGCTCAAACAAAAGGCCCGCCAGGAGTAA
- the LOC117635233 gene encoding agamous-like MADS-box protein AGL82 produces the protein MVAPRRSSLELIPNEGTRKMTFRKRKKSIYKKADELSKLCGIDVCLIVYEADQKKGRAVQPETWPRDPTQFKRILNKYKDSKDTSTPGLKRNFDMSDFYEDKKDHVDEDDKKFQNLGKKIFEGEYPTNFQNLGKKIFEEEYPTWDDRIDDFSQDELTELIASLESKIQVATKKIDCMERYMGFAKKQNQSLVREEINHDEQPYQVPALMSLPSLVPMLPSAWVSSSESEKS, from the coding sequence ATGGTGGCCCCTCGAAGAAGCAGCTTAGAACTCATACCTAATGAGGGCACTCGGAAGATGACCTTTCGGAAGCGAAAGAAgagtatatataaaaaggccgACGAGCTTTCGAAGCTTTGTGGTATTGATGTTTGCTTGATCGTCTACGAAGCCGATCAAAAGAAGGGGAGGGCAGTTCAACCGGAGACGTGGCCGCGAGATCCAACTCAATTCAAACGCATTCTCAACAAGTACAAGGATTCTAAGGATACGTCCACGCCCGGATTGAAGAGAAACTTTGATATGTCCGATTTTTATGAGGACAAGAAAGATCACGTGGATGAGGATGACaaaaagtttcaaaatttAGGGAAGAAGATTTTTGAGGGGGAATACCCGACAAACTTTCAAAATTTAGGGAAGAAGATTTTTGAGGAGGAGTACCCGACATGGGACGATCGAATAGATGATTTTTCGCAGGACGAATTGACTGAGCTCATTGCTTCACTCGAATCCAAGATACAAGTTGCAACCAAGAAGATTGATTGTATGGAAAGATATATGGGGTTTgctaagaaacaaaatcaaagtttGGTCCGGGAAGAGATTAATCATGATGAGCAGCCCTATCAAGTCCCTGCTTTGATGTCTCTTCCATCACTTGTGCCAATGTTGCCAAGTGCATGGGTTTCAAGCTCAGAATCGGAGAAGAGCTAA